From a single Streptomyces liliifuscus genomic region:
- a CDS encoding RNA polymerase sigma factor, translating into MVVPVEPTLHKSERPPADAELHRRLVYGDESALSEAYAAYGGLVRRIAGRVTNSPAAAEDVAQEVFAQLWSRPYAFDARRGSLRTWLSVLAHRRAVDWVRSEARHRKAAGADDSALHAIPDTGPGPDEAVVDRERSLLLHSALAELPQPQREVVHLAYFAGRTYRQAAVELGIPEGTAKTRLRSALRKLAETLAEPPDPAWERGA; encoded by the coding sequence GTGGTGGTGCCGGTGGAGCCAACTCTCCACAAGTCCGAACGGCCGCCCGCGGATGCGGAGTTGCATCGGCGGCTGGTGTACGGCGACGAGTCCGCGTTGTCCGAGGCCTACGCGGCGTACGGCGGGCTCGTGCGGAGGATCGCCGGGCGCGTCACGAACAGCCCCGCGGCCGCCGAGGACGTGGCGCAGGAGGTCTTCGCCCAGCTGTGGAGCAGGCCGTACGCGTTCGACGCGCGCCGGGGTTCGCTGCGCACCTGGCTGTCGGTGCTCGCGCACCGGCGGGCCGTGGACTGGGTGCGCAGCGAGGCCCGGCACCGCAAGGCCGCCGGGGCGGACGACTCCGCGCTGCACGCCATCCCCGACACCGGGCCCGGGCCCGACGAGGCAGTCGTCGACCGCGAGCGCTCGCTGCTGCTGCACTCCGCGCTGGCCGAACTCCCGCAGCCGCAGCGGGAGGTGGTGCACCTCGCCTACTTCGCGGGCCGCACCTACCGCCAGGCCGCCGTCGAGCTCGGCATTCCGGAGGGCACCGCCAAGACCCGCTTACGGTCCGCGCTGCGCAAGTTGGCCGAGACTTTGGCCGAGCCGCCGGATCCGGCGTGGGAAAGGGGCGCATGA
- a CDS encoding DUF1349 domain-containing protein → MDLELPGLPFSFRTYGPDGHWSYEDGVLTGWAGARQDRFVPPTDEGLDPASDAPRLLGSPEGDFQLIARVTVGFAGAFDAGVLYVHVGERAWAKLCLENSPDVPTVCTVVTRGHSDDANSFTVDGSSVWLRISRTGRAFAFHASRDGKRWTFVRLFTLADEKETGAALIGFMTQSPMGEGCVVTYDHIEYRPDWPADLRDGT, encoded by the coding sequence ATGGACTTGGAACTTCCTGGACTTCCCTTTTCTTTCCGGACGTACGGGCCCGACGGGCACTGGTCGTACGAGGACGGGGTGCTCACCGGGTGGGCGGGCGCGCGGCAGGACCGGTTCGTGCCGCCGACCGACGAGGGACTTGACCCCGCGTCCGACGCCCCCCGGCTGCTCGGGTCGCCGGAGGGGGACTTCCAGCTCATCGCCCGGGTCACGGTCGGTTTCGCCGGGGCCTTCGACGCGGGTGTGCTGTACGTGCATGTGGGCGAGCGGGCCTGGGCCAAGCTCTGCCTGGAGAACTCGCCGGATGTGCCCACCGTCTGCACGGTCGTCACCCGGGGCCACTCCGACGACGCCAACTCCTTCACGGTGGACGGCAGCTCGGTCTGGCTGAGGATCAGCCGCACCGGCCGCGCCTTCGCCTTCCACGCGTCGCGGGACGGCAAGCGCTGGACCTTCGTCCGCCTCTTCACCCTGGCCGACGAGAAGGAGACCGGCGCCGCCCTGATCGGCTTCATGACCCAGTCCCCGATGGGCGAGGGCTGTGTGGTCACCTACGACCACATCGAATACCGCCCGGACTGGCCGGCGGACCTCCGGGACGGCACCTGA
- the ectA gene encoding diaminobutyrate acetyltransferase — translation MTAAQADLQAEFLEMPEGLRIDRPHVVDGAALWRIAKDSGNLDLNSSYSYLLWCRDFAGTSAVARTADGEPVAFVTGYIRPERPHTLLVWQVAVDAEQRGRGLAAALLDGLTLRIARTHELTTVETTITPGNTASERLFTSYAGRHGATVEREVLFDTAHFPDGPHDPEVLYRIGPLSH, via the coding sequence ATGACCGCCGCACAAGCAGACCTGCAAGCGGAATTCCTGGAAATGCCGGAAGGGCTGCGGATCGACCGTCCGCACGTGGTGGACGGAGCCGCACTCTGGCGCATTGCCAAGGACTCCGGGAACCTCGACCTGAACTCCTCCTACAGCTACCTGCTGTGGTGCCGTGACTTCGCCGGCACCTCCGCGGTGGCGCGCACGGCCGACGGCGAGCCGGTCGCCTTCGTCACCGGCTACATCCGGCCCGAGCGCCCTCACACGCTTCTCGTGTGGCAGGTGGCCGTCGACGCGGAACAGCGCGGACGCGGCCTCGCCGCCGCGCTCCTCGACGGACTGACCCTGCGGATCGCCCGCACACACGAGCTGACCACCGTCGAGACCACCATCACCCCGGGCAACACCGCCTCCGAGCGGCTGTTCACGTCGTACGCCGGACGCCATGGAGCGACCGTCGAGCGTGAGGTCCTGTTCGACACAGCGCACTTCCCCGACGGACCGCACGACCCAGAGGTGCTGTACCGCATCGGCCCCCTGTCGCACTGA
- a CDS encoding MarR family winged helix-turn-helix transcriptional regulator has product MSASQEVAAPQADPLCIDKLPSAARGGPVSHAISRVARLHRTTAARLLRGAGLYPGQEFVMMHLWDRGAVRQSDLIKAVDLDPSTVTKMLQRLEQSGHVTRSPDPKDRRAVLVEATEKSCGLLDEVTLAWAGLEERALAGLSPAERTQLAGLLSRIEANLCTETGGCPAQDS; this is encoded by the coding sequence ATGAGTGCCAGCCAGGAGGTCGCGGCCCCGCAGGCCGACCCCCTCTGTATCGACAAGCTGCCCTCCGCCGCCCGCGGCGGCCCGGTCAGCCACGCCATCTCACGGGTCGCCCGGCTGCACCGCACGACCGCGGCCAGGCTGCTGCGCGGGGCCGGGCTCTACCCCGGGCAGGAGTTCGTGATGATGCACCTGTGGGACCGGGGCGCGGTGCGTCAGTCGGACCTCATCAAGGCGGTCGACCTCGATCCGTCCACGGTCACGAAGATGCTCCAGCGCCTTGAGCAGTCCGGGCACGTGACCCGCAGCCCGGATCCGAAGGACCGGCGCGCGGTGCTCGTCGAGGCGACCGAGAAGAGCTGCGGACTGCTCGACGAGGTCACACTCGCCTGGGCCGGCCTCGAAGAGCGCGCCCTCGCGGGCCTGAGCCCGGCCGAGCGGACCCAGCTCGCCGGTCTCCTCTCCCGGATCGAGGCGAACCTCTGCACCGAGACGGGGGGCTGTCCCGCCCAGGACTCGTAG
- a CDS encoding GNAT family N-acetyltransferase: protein MADFSGASGVPGVPGGEVVLREVHDSDLPVFFRQMMDPESVRMAAFTAKDPTDRDAFDAHWKRIRALPDVVNRTILVDGDVVGSAAVYGSPGEREVTYWIDRAYWGRGIATGALLALLDAVSERPLFARAAADNVGSLRVLEKCGFRVSGQDRGFANARGEEIDEVVLTLEG from the coding sequence ATGGCTGACTTTTCCGGCGCTTCTGGCGTACCTGGCGTACCTGGCGGAGAGGTCGTGCTCCGTGAGGTCCACGACAGCGATCTGCCCGTGTTCTTCCGGCAGATGATGGATCCCGAGTCGGTGCGGATGGCCGCGTTCACCGCGAAGGACCCTACGGACCGGGACGCGTTCGACGCCCACTGGAAGCGGATCCGCGCCCTGCCCGACGTCGTCAACCGTACGATCCTCGTCGACGGGGACGTGGTCGGCAGCGCGGCGGTGTACGGCTCGCCCGGCGAGCGCGAAGTGACGTACTGGATCGATCGGGCGTACTGGGGGCGGGGGATCGCCACGGGGGCCTTGCTGGCGCTGCTCGATGCGGTGTCCGAGCGTCCGTTGTTCGCTCGGGCGGCGGCGGACAATGTGGGGTCGTTGCGGGTGCTGGAGAAGTGTGGGTTTCGCGTCTCCGGGCAGGACCGGGGGTTCGCGAACGCGCGGGGTGAGGAGATCGACGAGGTTGTGCTGACACTGGAGGGGTGA
- a CDS encoding alkene reductase has protein sequence MTTAYDPIDLSGTPLANRIAMAPMTRSRAGEGGAPTDLNVEYYAQRASAGLIITEGIQPSAVGQGYPDTPGLHSAEQIAGWRKVTDAVHAAGGRIFAQLMHAGRIGHPSLLPEGLVNVGASPVPAQGQVYTHEGPLDFITPRELTGDEVRATVEEFVTAARGAIEAGFDGVELHGANGYLIHQFLAPGSNHRTDEWGGSVENRIRFAVETVKAVAAEIGAGRTAIRLSPGNPYNDIKEPEPESTYTALVAELEPLDLAYLHITEAVEMRELTLALRKRFSGTLVLNPATEGPTGPESLTLVEDGVADLVAYGQLFLANPDLPARLRTGGPFNEPDGATFFGGDAKGYTDYPAL, from the coding sequence GTGACCACTGCGTACGACCCCATCGACCTGTCCGGCACACCCCTCGCCAACCGCATCGCCATGGCGCCGATGACCCGCAGCAGGGCGGGCGAGGGCGGTGCCCCCACCGACCTCAACGTCGAGTACTACGCCCAGCGCGCCTCCGCGGGGCTGATCATCACCGAGGGCATCCAGCCGTCCGCGGTCGGCCAGGGCTACCCGGACACCCCGGGCCTGCACAGTGCCGAGCAGATCGCCGGCTGGCGGAAGGTGACCGACGCCGTGCACGCCGCCGGCGGCCGGATCTTCGCGCAGCTCATGCACGCGGGCCGGATCGGCCACCCCAGCCTGCTGCCCGAGGGACTCGTCAACGTCGGCGCGTCACCCGTGCCGGCCCAGGGGCAGGTCTACACCCACGAGGGTCCCCTCGACTTCATCACCCCGCGCGAGCTCACCGGCGACGAGGTCCGCGCCACCGTCGAGGAGTTCGTGACCGCTGCTCGGGGCGCCATCGAGGCGGGCTTCGACGGCGTCGAACTGCACGGCGCCAACGGTTACCTGATCCATCAGTTCCTCGCCCCCGGCTCCAACCACCGCACCGACGAGTGGGGCGGCTCCGTCGAGAACCGCATACGGTTCGCCGTCGAGACCGTGAAGGCCGTCGCCGCCGAGATCGGTGCCGGGCGCACCGCCATCCGGCTCTCGCCCGGCAACCCGTACAACGACATCAAGGAGCCCGAGCCGGAGTCGACGTACACCGCGCTGGTGGCCGAGCTGGAGCCGCTGGACCTCGCGTATCTGCACATCACCGAGGCGGTCGAGATGCGTGAGCTGACCCTCGCGCTGCGCAAGCGGTTCAGCGGGACCCTCGTGCTGAACCCGGCCACCGAGGGGCCGACCGGGCCGGAGTCCCTGACGCTCGTCGAGGACGGCGTCGCCGATCTCGTCGCGTACGGCCAGCTGTTCCTGGCCAACCCGGACCTGCCCGCCCGTCTGCGGACCGGCGGTCCGTTCAACGAGCCCGACGGAGCGACGTTCTTCGGCGGGGACGCGAAGGGCTACACGGACTACCCGGCGCTGTAA
- the thpD gene encoding ectoine hydroxylase: MTTITDLYPSRGTSEVSVPRQDPVVWSEPGTPGPIPGADLQSYERDGFLAVDRIIGDDEVALYHAELERLVSDPAIRADERSIVEPKSQEIRSVFEVHRISEIFAQLVRDERVVGRARQILGSDVYVHQSRINVKPGFGASGFYWHSDFETWHAEDGLPNMRTVSVSIALTENHDTNGGLMIMPGSHHTFLGCSGATPEDNYKKSLQMQDAGTPSGEALTKFASKHGIKLFTGKAGSATWFDCNCMHGSGDNITPFPRSNVFIVFNSVENTAVEPFSAPVRRPEFIGARDFTPVK; this comes from the coding sequence ATGACGACCATCACCGACCTGTATCCCAGCCGCGGCACCAGCGAGGTGTCCGTGCCCCGGCAGGACCCGGTCGTCTGGAGCGAGCCCGGCACGCCGGGACCGATCCCCGGGGCCGACCTGCAGTCGTACGAGCGTGACGGTTTCCTCGCCGTCGACCGGATCATCGGCGACGACGAGGTCGCGCTCTACCACGCGGAGCTGGAGCGTCTGGTGTCGGACCCGGCGATCCGTGCCGACGAGCGCTCGATCGTGGAGCCGAAGTCGCAGGAGATCCGCTCGGTCTTCGAGGTCCACAGGATCAGCGAGATCTTCGCCCAGCTCGTACGCGACGAGCGTGTGGTCGGCCGCGCCCGGCAGATCCTCGGCTCGGACGTGTACGTCCACCAGTCGCGGATCAACGTCAAGCCCGGCTTCGGTGCGAGCGGCTTCTACTGGCACTCGGACTTCGAGACCTGGCACGCCGAGGACGGTCTGCCGAACATGCGGACGGTGTCCGTCTCGATCGCGCTGACGGAGAACCACGACACCAACGGCGGCCTCATGATCATGCCGGGGTCGCACCACACGTTCCTCGGCTGTTCCGGAGCCACGCCGGAGGACAACTACAAGAAGTCGCTGCAGATGCAGGACGCGGGCACGCCCTCGGGCGAGGCGCTCACCAAGTTCGCGTCCAAGCACGGCATCAAGCTCTTCACGGGCAAGGCCGGCTCGGCCACCTGGTTCGACTGCAACTGCATGCACGGCTCGGGCGACAACATCACGCCGTTCCCGCGCTCGAACGTCTTCATCGTGTTCAACAGCGTGGAGAACACGGCGGTGGAGCCGTTCTCGGCCCCGGTGCGCCGGCCCGAGTTCATCGGAGCGAGGGACTTCACCCCGGTGAAGTGA
- a CDS encoding maleylpyruvate isomerase family mycothiol-dependent enzyme has translation MTDDHDGVPELLAAWAFGALQPADEKAVPAHLAGCESCAAEAERLRETVRLLDVSPGTAAAGNGSPAARNGSAAVSRNGSAPGVTGGGSAGASVGGPAGADGVLALALRSRPALPRVAAHAAPYAAAVAGLRALLREVDGHGPWGTPVVHDWDVRDTVGHLIAADEQLAVRLGLQSHTPPSRTTEDTPWEEAWNTRTADVIAYERTRDPQETVATWAARAAALLATPEAVDPEPAARATTLMGVRLPVSDHFVVRAFETWIHSDDIGRALGLAVPPPPDAHLWQLVRLAVRVLGMALGPTAPPVLFAVTSGESSTEWVLGSEDEAVRGELVLDAVDFCLLMGGRYTPDEVPRGVAGDEDAVGNVLERAAALSWL, from the coding sequence GTGACCGACGACCACGACGGTGTGCCCGAGCTGCTGGCCGCCTGGGCCTTCGGCGCGCTGCAGCCCGCGGACGAGAAGGCGGTACCGGCGCACCTGGCCGGCTGCGAGAGCTGTGCGGCGGAGGCTGAACGGCTCCGCGAGACCGTACGGCTGCTGGACGTGTCACCGGGGACGGCCGCCGCCGGCAACGGATCACCCGCCGCGCGGAACGGTTCGGCCGCGGTCTCGCGGAACGGTTCGGCCCCCGGAGTGACGGGCGGCGGCTCCGCGGGAGCCTCCGTCGGTGGTCCGGCCGGAGCGGACGGTGTGCTGGCCCTCGCCCTGCGGTCCCGGCCCGCCTTGCCGCGGGTCGCCGCGCACGCGGCCCCGTACGCGGCCGCCGTCGCCGGACTGCGCGCGCTGCTGCGGGAGGTGGACGGCCACGGGCCGTGGGGCACGCCCGTCGTGCACGACTGGGACGTCCGCGACACCGTCGGCCATCTGATCGCCGCCGACGAGCAACTGGCCGTGCGCCTGGGCCTGCAGAGCCACACTCCGCCCTCACGGACCACCGAGGACACACCGTGGGAGGAGGCCTGGAACACGCGGACCGCCGACGTCATCGCGTACGAGCGGACGCGCGACCCTCAGGAGACGGTGGCCACGTGGGCCGCTCGGGCCGCCGCGCTGCTGGCCACGCCCGAGGCCGTGGATCCCGAACCGGCCGCGCGCGCGACGACGTTGATGGGTGTACGGCTGCCGGTCTCCGACCACTTCGTCGTGCGCGCCTTCGAGACGTGGATCCACTCGGACGACATCGGCCGCGCACTCGGTCTCGCCGTGCCGCCGCCCCCGGACGCCCATCTGTGGCAGCTGGTCCGGCTGGCCGTCCGCGTCCTCGGCATGGCGCTGGGGCCCACGGCACCGCCGGTGCTGTTCGCGGTGACCTCCGGCGAGAGTTCCACCGAGTGGGTGCTCGGCTCCGAGGACGAGGCGGTCCGGGGTGAACTCGTCCTGGACGCCGTGGACTTCTGCCTGCTCATGGGCGGCCGGTACACACCCGACGAGGTGCCGAGGGGAGTCGCGGGCGACGAGGACGCCGTGGGCAACGTACTGGAGCGGGCGGCCGCCCTGTCCTGGCTGTAG
- a CDS encoding aldehyde dehydrogenase (NADP(+)), translating to MAAAPVWSVDPRTGKQREQVAVEATAQEVDAAVRAAHAARGALADRTVRAAFLRSAADQLEGAKEHLVEAADAETALGPVRLTGELARTCYQLRAFADIVDEGEFLGVVINHPDDTATPPIPDLRRYKVPLGVVAVYSASNFPFAFSVPGGDTASALAAGCPVVVKAHPDHPGLSELVASVLRRAAAQHDIPDGVLGLVHGFDAGVELVRHPLVTAAGFTGSVRGGRALFDAAAARPAPIPFHGELGSLNPVVVTEAAAAERAEAIGTGLAGSMTLGVGQFCVKPGLVLAPAGASGDRLVKSLTDAVSDTDAGVLLDHRMRDNFVAGVAERAELPDVDAPVTPGAGSEHTVSPGFLTVPAERLASEGEYDLLLEECFGPVTVVARYEDEAEANAVLARLPGNLTATVHLSTEETAGEGRGAEILAELTPLAGRVLVNAWPTGVAVAPAQHHGGPYPATTSTSTSVGGTAIERWLRPVAYQNTPEALLPAELRDDNPLGLPRRFDGRLER from the coding sequence GTGGCAGCAGCACCAGTCTGGAGTGTCGACCCCCGAACCGGGAAGCAGCGCGAGCAGGTTGCGGTGGAAGCCACAGCCCAGGAGGTGGACGCGGCCGTCCGCGCGGCCCATGCCGCCCGGGGAGCACTCGCCGACCGCACCGTCCGTGCGGCCTTCCTGCGCTCCGCGGCCGACCAGCTCGAAGGGGCCAAGGAGCACCTGGTCGAGGCCGCGGACGCGGAGACCGCGCTCGGTCCGGTCCGGCTCACCGGCGAGCTCGCCCGCACCTGCTACCAGTTGCGGGCCTTCGCGGACATCGTGGACGAGGGCGAGTTCCTCGGTGTGGTGATCAACCACCCCGACGACACCGCCACCCCGCCGATCCCGGACCTGCGCCGCTACAAGGTGCCGCTGGGCGTCGTCGCCGTCTACTCGGCCTCGAACTTCCCCTTCGCCTTCTCCGTGCCCGGCGGCGACACCGCGAGCGCGCTCGCCGCGGGCTGCCCGGTCGTCGTCAAGGCGCACCCCGACCACCCGGGCCTGTCCGAGCTGGTCGCGTCCGTCCTGCGCCGGGCCGCCGCCCAGCACGACATCCCGGACGGTGTCCTCGGCCTGGTGCACGGCTTCGACGCGGGCGTCGAGCTGGTCAGGCACCCGCTGGTCACGGCCGCCGGATTCACCGGTTCGGTACGCGGCGGACGCGCCCTCTTCGACGCGGCGGCCGCCCGCCCCGCGCCGATCCCCTTCCACGGCGAGCTGGGCTCCCTGAACCCCGTCGTCGTCACCGAGGCCGCGGCCGCCGAGCGCGCCGAGGCGATCGGTACGGGCCTCGCGGGCTCCATGACGCTGGGCGTCGGCCAGTTCTGCGTGAAGCCGGGTCTGGTGCTGGCGCCCGCCGGCGCGTCCGGTGACCGGCTGGTCAAGTCGCTGACGGACGCGGTGAGCGACACGGACGCGGGCGTTCTCCTGGACCACCGCATGCGCGACAACTTCGTCGCGGGGGTCGCCGAGCGGGCCGAACTCCCGGACGTGGACGCCCCGGTGACCCCGGGCGCGGGCAGCGAGCACACGGTGAGCCCGGGCTTCCTGACGGTTCCGGCCGAGCGGCTCGCGAGCGAGGGCGAGTACGACCTGCTCCTCGAGGAGTGCTTCGGGCCGGTCACCGTCGTCGCGCGCTACGAGGACGAGGCCGAGGCGAACGCGGTGCTCGCGCGGCTGCCCGGCAACCTCACCGCGACCGTCCACCTCTCCACGGAGGAGACCGCCGGTGAGGGACGCGGTGCGGAGATCCTCGCCGAGCTGACGCCGCTCGCCGGTCGCGTCCTGGTCAACGCGTGGCCGACCGGTGTCGCCGTCGCGCCCGCCCAGCATCACGGAGGGCCGTACCCGGCGACCACCTCCACGTCCACGTCGGTCGGCGGTACGGCCATCGAGCGGTGGCTGCGGCCGGTGGCGTACCAGAACACGCCGGAGGCGCTGTTGCCGGCGGAGCTCCGTGACGACAACCCGTTGGGGTTGCCGCGGCGCTTTGACGGCCGTCTGGAGCGGTAG
- the ectB gene encoding diaminobutyrate--2-oxoglutarate transaminase, with the protein MSITQPDLSVFETLESEVRSYCRAWPTVFDRAQGSRMFDEDGHEYLDFFAGAGSLNYGHNNPVLKRALIDYLERDGVTHGLDMSTTAKRGFLESFQNLVLRPRDLPYKVMFPGPTGTNAVESALKLARKVKGRESIVSFTNAFHGMSLGSLAVTGNAFKRAGAGIPLVHGTPMPFDNYFEGKVEDFLWFERLLEDQGSGLNKPAAVIVETVQGEGGINVARPEWLRALAELCERQDMLLIVDDIQMGCGRTGAFFSFEEAGITPDIVTVSKSISGYGLPMSLCLFKPELDIWEPGEHNGTFRGNNPAFVTAAAALETYWADGSAMEKQTRARGEQVEEAFISITEENLADVKEYRGRGLVWGMEFHDKARAGLIAKRAFELGLLIETSGPESEVVKLLPALTITPEELDEGLRILARAVRETA; encoded by the coding sequence GTGAGCATCACCCAGCCCGACCTGAGCGTCTTCGAGACTCTGGAGTCGGAGGTGCGCAGCTACTGCCGCGCCTGGCCCACCGTCTTCGACCGCGCGCAGGGCAGCCGAATGTTCGACGAGGACGGCCACGAGTACCTCGACTTCTTCGCCGGCGCCGGATCACTGAACTACGGGCACAACAACCCCGTACTGAAACGCGCCCTCATCGACTACCTGGAACGCGACGGCGTCACACACGGTCTCGACATGTCGACGACCGCGAAGCGCGGCTTCCTGGAGTCGTTCCAGAACCTGGTGCTGCGGCCCCGCGACCTGCCGTACAAGGTCATGTTCCCGGGCCCGACCGGCACCAACGCCGTCGAGTCCGCGCTGAAGCTGGCCCGGAAGGTCAAGGGACGGGAGTCGATCGTCTCCTTCACCAACGCCTTCCACGGGATGTCGCTCGGCTCGCTCGCCGTGACCGGCAACGCCTTCAAGCGGGCCGGCGCCGGCATCCCGCTCGTGCACGGCACACCGATGCCCTTCGACAACTACTTCGAGGGCAAGGTCGAGGACTTCCTCTGGTTCGAGCGGCTCCTGGAGGACCAGGGCTCCGGTCTCAACAAGCCCGCCGCGGTGATCGTCGAGACCGTGCAGGGCGAGGGCGGCATCAACGTCGCCCGCCCCGAGTGGCTGCGCGCCCTCGCCGAGCTGTGCGAGCGCCAGGACATGCTGCTGATCGTCGACGACATCCAGATGGGCTGCGGCCGGACCGGGGCGTTCTTCTCCTTCGAGGAGGCGGGCATCACCCCCGACATCGTCACCGTCTCCAAGTCCATCAGCGGCTACGGACTGCCCATGTCCCTGTGCCTGTTCAAGCCCGAGCTGGACATCTGGGAGCCGGGCGAGCACAACGGCACGTTCCGCGGCAACAACCCCGCGTTCGTGACGGCCGCCGCCGCGCTGGAGACGTACTGGGCCGACGGCTCCGCCATGGAGAAGCAGACGCGCGCCCGTGGTGAGCAGGTCGAGGAGGCGTTCATCTCGATCACCGAGGAGAACCTCGCCGACGTCAAGGAGTACCGCGGCCGGGGCCTGGTCTGGGGCATGGAGTTCCACGACAAGGCGCGCGCGGGCCTCATCGCCAAGCGGGCCTTCGAACTCGGCCTGCTCATCGAGACGTCGGGCCCGGAGAGCGAGGTCGTGAAACTCCTCCCGGCGCTCACCATCACCCCCGAGGAACTGGACGAGGGCCTGCGCATCCTCGCCCGCGCCGTCCGCGAGACCGCCTGA
- a CDS encoding ectoine synthase — MIVRSFKEIEGTDRHVKSASGTWESKRIVLAKERVGFSVHETILYAGTETSMWYANHIEAVVCVEGEAELTDDETGEKYTITPGTMYLLDGHERHTMRIKEDFRCICVFNPPVTGREDHDENGVYPLLTEPEEV, encoded by the coding sequence GTGATAGTCCGTTCGTTCAAGGAGATCGAAGGCACTGACCGACACGTGAAATCGGCGTCGGGTACCTGGGAGAGCAAGCGCATCGTCCTCGCCAAGGAGAGGGTCGGCTTCTCCGTGCACGAGACGATCCTCTACGCGGGTACCGAGACGTCGATGTGGTACGCGAACCACATCGAGGCCGTCGTCTGCGTGGAGGGCGAGGCCGAACTCACCGACGACGAGACCGGCGAGAAGTACACGATCACGCCGGGAACCATGTACCTCCTCGACGGGCACGAGAGGCACACGATGCGGATCAAGGAGGACTTCCGCTGCATCTGTGTCTTCAATCCGCCGGTGACCGGACGGGAGGACCATGACGAGAACGGCGTCTACCCCCTGCTGACCGAGCCCGAGGAGGTCTGA
- a CDS encoding IclR family transcriptional regulator encodes MSAVETGGGAQVKSAVRTVELLEYFAGRPGMHSLAAVQEAVGYPKSSLYMLLRTLVELGWVETDATGTRYGIGVRALLVGTSYIDGDEVVAAARPTLDRLSDDTTETIHLARLDGTNVVYLATRQSQHYLRPFTRVGRRLPAHSTSLGKALLATHTDEQVRKLLPETLPALTEHTITDREKLIEELHQVREQGFAVDREENTLGLRCFGVAIPYRTPARDAISCSVPVARLTPAHEQMVKDALFDARDRLTLATRRL; translated from the coding sequence ATGTCGGCAGTCGAGACGGGCGGCGGGGCACAAGTCAAGTCCGCGGTGCGGACGGTTGAATTGCTGGAGTACTTCGCCGGACGCCCGGGCATGCACTCCCTGGCCGCCGTGCAGGAGGCCGTCGGGTACCCCAAGTCCAGTCTCTACATGCTCCTGCGGACCCTCGTCGAGCTCGGCTGGGTCGAGACGGACGCGACGGGCACGCGGTACGGCATCGGCGTACGGGCCCTGCTCGTCGGTACGTCGTACATCGACGGCGACGAGGTCGTAGCGGCCGCGCGGCCGACCCTGGACCGCCTCTCCGACGACACCACGGAGACCATCCACCTGGCGCGCCTCGACGGCACGAACGTCGTCTACCTCGCGACCCGCCAGTCCCAGCACTACCTGCGCCCCTTCACGCGCGTGGGCCGCCGGCTGCCCGCGCACTCCACGTCCCTCGGCAAGGCGCTGCTCGCCACACACACCGACGAGCAGGTACGGAAGCTGCTCCCGGAGACGCTCCCCGCGCTGACCGAGCACACGATCACCGACCGGGAGAAGCTCATCGAGGAACTGCACCAGGTGCGGGAGCAGGGGTTCGCGGTGGACCGCGAGGAGAACACGCTGGGGCTGCGCTGCTTCGGCGTCGCGATCCCCTACCGGACTCCCGCCCGGGACGCGATCAGCTGCTCCGTGCCGGTGGCGCGGCTGACGCCCGCGCACGAGCAGATGGTGAAGGACGCGCTGTTCGACGCGCGGGACCGGCTGACTCTCGCCACCCGGAGGCTCTGA